The following proteins are encoded in a genomic region of Sulfurimonas sp. HSL3-7:
- a CDS encoding efflux RND transporter periplasmic adaptor subunit, with protein sequence MKYKIISTLLLAVAALSPLSAQEAKAPAATHVDVYVVPPAAQMPITLEYPARLKSIRSATVVSRVSGVLQKKMFTEGSYVKKGTLLYRIEPDIYAALVRERQADLALQESVLTKTKRDWDRAQSLYKDKAISLKEYDAALSSYETAVAEVNAAKAKLASARVDLNYTDVRAPISGIAGIKATDLGNVVSSGTPLVTITQTDPIHAEFSIPDTDFIKAQEAHADGSWDTSLQKKLTATLSVKGVNATGRIDYVAPVISEKTGSVQARALFENKKGSLVPGSFGRVKVEGIVRNGALTVPQKAILQNPLGTIVFIVEEGKAAVRPVILGDASGENFIVKKGLNAGDTVIVNNFFRVRPGAAVAIDKTINGEGE encoded by the coding sequence ATGAAATATAAGATTATCTCAACACTTTTGCTGGCCGTCGCCGCGCTCAGCCCGCTCTCGGCTCAGGAGGCGAAAGCCCCTGCCGCTACCCATGTCGACGTCTATGTCGTCCCGCCTGCGGCGCAGATGCCCATCACGCTGGAGTACCCTGCCCGCCTCAAAAGCATCCGCAGCGCGACCGTCGTCTCTCGGGTCTCGGGCGTCCTGCAGAAAAAGATGTTCACCGAGGGTTCCTACGTCAAGAAAGGGACGCTGCTCTACCGCATCGAACCGGATATCTACGCCGCACTGGTACGCGAACGCCAGGCCGACCTCGCCCTGCAGGAGTCGGTACTGACCAAGACAAAGCGTGACTGGGATCGCGCCCAGTCACTCTACAAAGACAAGGCGATCAGTCTCAAAGAGTATGACGCCGCCCTCTCCTCGTACGAAACAGCCGTCGCCGAGGTCAATGCAGCCAAGGCGAAACTCGCTTCGGCCAGAGTCGACCTGAACTACACCGATGTCAGGGCGCCGATCAGCGGTATCGCCGGCATCAAAGCGACCGACCTCGGCAACGTCGTCTCCTCTGGGACCCCGCTGGTCACTATCACCCAGACCGACCCGATCCATGCCGAGTTTTCCATTCCCGATACCGATTTCATCAAAGCCCAGGAGGCACACGCTGACGGCAGCTGGGACACATCTCTTCAGAAGAAGCTGACCGCGACGCTCAGCGTCAAGGGGGTGAACGCGACCGGCCGCATCGACTATGTCGCGCCCGTCATCAGCGAAAAGACCGGCAGCGTCCAGGCACGTGCCCTCTTTGAGAACAAAAAGGGCAGCCTCGTTCCGGGGTCGTTCGGACGGGTCAAGGTCGAGGGGATCGTACGTAACGGCGCCCTGACGGTTCCACAGAAGGCGATCCTTCAGAACCCGCTCGGGACAATCGTCTTCATTGTCGAAGAGGGGAAAGCAGCCGTACGTCCGGTCATCCTCGGTGACGCTTCCGGCGAAAACTTCATCGTCAAAAAAGGGCTCAACGCCGGCGATACGGTCATCGTCAACAACTTCTTCCGTGTCCGTCCCGGCGCTGCCGTTGCGATCGATAAGACAATCAACGGAGAGGGGGAATAG
- a CDS encoding multidrug efflux RND transporter permease subunit: MFSKFFIDRPIFASVLSIILVLAGLIAIKGLPVQEYPSIVPPQISIQAVYPGADAETLSKTVASPLEDAINGAKNMIYMTSTASPSGILRMTVTFATGTKPADANVDVNNRVQVALNKLPEAVRRQGVSIRERSPDMLRVIAFTSEGEKHDALWLNNYAMINVLDDIKRINGVGDAFLFGSKEYAIRVWIRPDKLAAYDLTVDEIVNIIASQNVQIGAGQIGDEPTASKQVYTYTVLTEGRLKTAKEFGNIIVRSNPDGSALRLKDIAGVELGAERYMLNALYNKKPMAVAGIFLAPGANALEVSAALDKTLEEAATKYPEDVREHTLYDTTKFVKASIEEVLKTLAEAILLVIVIIYFFLGNLRATIIPVLAIPVSLLGAFAGLYMAGYSINLLTLFALILAIGLVVDDAIVVIENVERILRDKEGISVKDATVEAMREITGPVIAIVLVLSAVFIPTALVGGFSGLMYQQFAITIVISVVISGIVALTLTPALCAVFLREHEPEPFWLVRKFHAFFDYLTRGFTAGVKKVLKYAVLNILIFGLMIAAAVWAVQKLPSSLVPNEDKGVLMVLSYLMPGASLSRTTEVQKAVTDTILAHPDTSDFGGMAGIDLVTFAFKSDSGIGFTHLKDWSERPEPNQSAQAISGALMGKLSQNKEAFVLAVNPPPIRGMSATGGFELYVQDRTGGEIVQLDAYINEIVQKANARPELTMVRTTLKTGVPQYRLTIDRDKAKAYGVNIDTIYSTLGSTFGTGYVNDFNLYGRVYHVNVQVDPEFRDSVEDYRYIFVRSENGGMVPISSLVKTERVVGPSVIQRFNMFTAGQISGQPAPGYSSGDAMRVIQEVAAEVLPEGYTTAWAGTAYQEQKVAEKGNNTFIFAIIFTFLVLAALYESWSIPFAVLMTVPFALLGAALGVMLRGLENDIYFQVGLVTLVGLAAKNAILIVEFAQQKLREGLSLYDATVAGARIRFRPIVMTSLAFIGGTLPLAISTGAGANSRHIIGTTVVSGMVVLTVIAIFFIPLFYYLIMRSKDKFAKKGAQDEK, translated from the coding sequence ATGTTCTCCAAGTTTTTCATCGACCGCCCGATTTTCGCATCGGTCCTCTCGATCATACTCGTCCTCGCGGGGCTGATCGCCATCAAGGGGCTGCCGGTACAGGAATACCCGAGTATCGTGCCGCCGCAGATCTCGATCCAGGCCGTCTACCCCGGTGCTGACGCCGAGACGCTCTCCAAGACCGTCGCCTCGCCGCTTGAAGATGCGATCAACGGCGCGAAGAACATGATCTATATGACCTCGACAGCCTCTCCGAGCGGTATCCTGCGGATGACCGTCACCTTTGCGACCGGGACAAAACCCGCTGATGCCAATGTCGACGTCAACAACCGCGTGCAAGTCGCTTTGAACAAGCTACCCGAAGCGGTGCGCCGGCAGGGTGTCAGCATCCGCGAACGCTCCCCGGACATGCTGCGCGTCATCGCCTTCACCTCCGAGGGTGAAAAACATGACGCACTCTGGCTCAACAACTACGCCATGATCAACGTCCTCGACGATATCAAGCGCATCAACGGCGTCGGCGACGCCTTTTTGTTCGGCAGCAAGGAGTACGCTATCCGCGTCTGGATCCGTCCCGACAAACTTGCAGCCTACGACCTGACTGTCGACGAGATCGTCAATATCATCGCCAGCCAGAACGTCCAGATCGGTGCCGGGCAGATCGGTGACGAACCGACAGCCTCCAAACAGGTCTATACCTATACGGTGCTGACGGAAGGGCGTCTCAAAACCGCCAAGGAGTTCGGCAACATCATCGTCCGATCCAACCCAGACGGTTCGGCACTTCGCCTCAAAGACATTGCCGGTGTGGAGCTCGGTGCGGAACGTTACATGCTCAATGCCCTCTACAACAAAAAACCGATGGCCGTCGCCGGTATCTTCCTGGCACCGGGTGCCAATGCCCTGGAGGTCTCGGCCGCGCTGGACAAAACCCTTGAAGAGGCCGCGACAAAATACCCTGAAGATGTCCGTGAGCATACCCTCTACGACACCACCAAGTTTGTCAAGGCCTCGATCGAAGAGGTGCTCAAGACCCTGGCCGAGGCGATCCTTCTCGTCATTGTCATCATCTACTTCTTCCTCGGCAACCTCCGCGCGACCATCATCCCGGTACTGGCGATCCCGGTCTCGCTGCTCGGCGCTTTTGCCGGACTCTATATGGCAGGCTATTCCATCAACCTGCTGACGCTTTTTGCCCTCATCCTCGCCATCGGTCTGGTGGTGGATGACGCCATCGTCGTCATCGAGAACGTCGAAAGGATCCTGCGTGACAAAGAGGGCATCAGCGTCAAGGATGCCACCGTCGAAGCGATGCGCGAGATCACCGGTCCCGTCATCGCCATCGTTCTTGTCCTCTCCGCCGTCTTTATCCCGACCGCACTTGTCGGCGGATTCAGCGGTCTGATGTACCAGCAGTTCGCCATCACCATCGTTATCTCCGTCGTCATCTCCGGTATTGTGGCGTTGACCCTGACACCGGCACTCTGCGCCGTCTTCCTGCGCGAACATGAGCCTGAACCCTTCTGGCTCGTCCGCAAGTTCCACGCCTTTTTCGACTACCTGACAAGGGGCTTTACGGCCGGTGTCAAGAAGGTGCTCAAATATGCCGTGCTCAACATCCTGATCTTCGGTCTGATGATCGCTGCGGCGGTCTGGGCGGTGCAGAAGCTGCCGAGCAGCCTGGTGCCCAACGAGGACAAAGGGGTGCTGATGGTTCTCTCCTACCTGATGCCGGGCGCGTCGCTTTCGAGAACAACCGAGGTGCAGAAAGCGGTGACCGACACGATCCTTGCACACCCCGACACCTCGGATTTCGGCGGTATGGCGGGTATCGACCTCGTCACCTTCGCATTCAAATCCGATTCGGGCATCGGCTTCACCCACCTCAAAGACTGGTCGGAACGTCCGGAGCCGAACCAGAGTGCCCAGGCGATATCAGGGGCCCTGATGGGGAAACTCTCCCAGAACAAAGAGGCCTTTGTCCTGGCGGTCAACCCGCCTCCGATCAGGGGTATGAGCGCCACCGGCGGGTTTGAACTCTATGTTCAGGACCGTACCGGCGGCGAGATCGTTCAGCTTGACGCCTACATCAACGAGATCGTCCAGAAGGCCAATGCAAGACCGGAACTCACCATGGTACGCACCACCCTCAAAACCGGCGTACCGCAGTACCGCCTGACCATCGACCGGGACAAGGCCAAGGCCTACGGCGTCAACATCGACACCATCTACAGCACCCTCGGCTCGACCTTCGGCACCGGTTACGTCAACGACTTCAACCTCTACGGGCGGGTCTATCACGTCAACGTCCAGGTCGACCCGGAGTTCCGCGACAGTGTCGAAGATTACCGTTACATCTTCGTTCGCTCCGAAAACGGCGGGATGGTCCCGATCAGCTCCCTCGTCAAGACCGAACGGGTCGTCGGCCCGAGCGTGATCCAGCGCTTCAACATGTTCACCGCCGGACAGATCTCCGGACAGCCGGCACCGGGCTACAGCTCCGGCGATGCCATGCGCGTTATCCAGGAGGTTGCCGCAGAGGTGCTTCCTGAGGGCTACACCACGGCATGGGCAGGTACGGCCTACCAGGAGCAGAAGGTGGCGGAAAAGGGGAACAACACCTTTATCTTTGCGATCATCTTCACCTTCCTGGTCCTTGCCGCGCTCTATGAAAGCTGGAGTATCCCTTTTGCGGTCCTGATGACCGTTCCGTTCGCCCTGCTCGGCGCCGCACTCGGCGTCATGCTGCGCGGGCTTGAGAACGATATCTACTTCCAGGTCGGTCTGGTCACCCTCGTCGGGCTTGCCGCCAAAAACGCGATCCTGATCGTCGAATTTGCCCAGCAGAAACTGCGCGAAGGGCTTTCACTCTATGACGCTACTGTCGCAGGGGCACGTATCCGTTTCCGTCCGATCGTCATGACCTCGCTCGCCTTTATCGGCGGGACGCTGCCCTTGGCGATCAGTACCGGCGCCGGCGCAAACAGCCGCCATATCATCGGTACGACCGTTGTCAGCGGGATGGTGGTACTCACCGTGATCGCGATCTTTTTTATCCCGCTATTCTACTATCTGATCATGCGATCGAAAGATAAGTTTGCCAAAAAAGGAGCCCAAGATGAGAAGTAG
- a CDS encoding MarR family transcriptional regulator, with translation MEYKLRNSIGFRFNTIGNRIHAMFSKAIEPYGIAPEQFAAMKMISEDGAVTQSKIAEMLAKAKPTVSRTLDALEKKGLITRDEDTADRRIKYVRLTDAGRKVLDEVIPIAKSFNDAIYEQLTPQEIETFFRILETISNTVEQCTLTGDKHHEI, from the coding sequence ATGGAGTACAAGCTTAGAAACTCGATCGGGTTTCGTTTTAACACCATCGGCAACAGGATCCATGCCATGTTTTCCAAGGCGATCGAGCCTTACGGCATCGCTCCCGAACAGTTCGCCGCAATGAAAATGATCAGCGAAGACGGGGCCGTGACCCAGTCCAAGATCGCGGAGATGCTCGCCAAGGCCAAACCGACAGTGAGTCGAACGCTCGATGCACTCGAGAAAAAGGGGCTTATCACCCGCGACGAGGATACGGCCGACCGGCGCATCAAATATGTCCGGCTGACCGATGCGGGGCGTAAGGTGCTCGACGAGGTCATCCCGATCGCGAAGAGCTTTAACGATGCCATCTACGAACAGCTTACGCCGCAGGAGATCGAAACGTTTTTCCGCATCCTCGAAACCATCAGCAACACCGTCGAACAATGCACTTTAACAGGAGACAAACACCATGAAATATAA